The following nucleotide sequence is from Cellvibrio sp. PSBB006.
GGCAGTATGGCGCCGCATGAGCTGGAGTCGCTGATCGATCAGGAGCTGGAAGGGCATCACCAGGAAGCGGCATTGGTCCCCGGTGCTATTGCCAAAGCCGCCGATGGTTTACCCGGTTTCGGTATTGTGGCTGCCGTTTTGGGGATTGTGATCACCATGGGGAAACTGGGCGGTCCGCCGCAAGAACTGGGTGTATCCGTGGCGGCCGCGTTGGTGGGAACCCTCTTGGGTATTCTGTTCGCCTACGGTTTTATCGGTCCCTTTTCTGCCTACCTCGAACACAAAAACCGCGACGAAGCGCATTTCTATGAATGCATCAAGGCTTGCCTGATGGCGTCGATGAATGGGTTGCCCCCGCAGATTGCGGTGGAGTGTGGCCGCAAGGTGCTGTATCACAGCGTGCGTCCAAGCTTTACTGAACTTGAAGAACAATATCGTGCCAAGAAGTAAGGGCCACTGACGATGGAAAAGGGCGCTCAGTCAATCATTATCGTCCGCAAGAAAAAGGGCCATGGTCACGGACACCACGGTGGTTCCTGGAAGGTGGCTT
It contains:
- the motA gene encoding flagellar motor stator protein MotA; this encodes MNTIIGAVVVIGCILLGYTMHGGQVMALWQPSEVIIICGAALGAMIISNPLSVSIGVVKSAGALLTPSKYNKAMYLDLLTMMYDIFNKTRREGLMAIEGDIEEPENSPIFSNYPEILKNHHAIDFICDYLRIMVVGSMAPHELESLIDQELEGHHQEAALVPGAIAKAADGLPGFGIVAAVLGIVITMGKLGGPPQELGVSVAAALVGTLLGILFAYGFIGPFSAYLEHKNRDEAHFYECIKACLMASMNGLPPQIAVECGRKVLYHSVRPSFTELEEQYRAKK